The Zobellia alginiliquefaciens genome contains a region encoding:
- the gap gene encoding type I glyceraldehyde-3-phosphate dehydrogenase — protein sequence MKKTNIGINGFGRIGRTLFRLLDAYPNLNVVAINDLADARTLSHLLKYDSIHGVFHHPVSFKENTILVDDKAIPLTNHKTPTDIKWSDYDVDIVVECSGKFKTKESLEPHLTNGAKKVILSAPPVEDDIKMIVLGINETSLHADDNIISNASCTTNNAAPMIKVIDELCGIEQAYITTIHSYTSDQSLHDQPHHDLRRARAASQSIVPTTTGAAKALTKIFPHLADVIGGCGIRVPVPNGSLTDITFNVKSETSIDQINTIFKEKSDKELKNILLYTEDPIVSIDINNSYYSCTFDSMMTSVIGKMVKIIGWYDNETGYSSRLIDLILVLKRNNYV from the coding sequence ATGAAGAAGACCAATATAGGCATTAACGGATTTGGCCGAATAGGTCGAACGCTCTTTAGGCTGTTAGATGCTTACCCCAACCTAAATGTAGTTGCTATAAACGATTTGGCAGATGCCAGAACACTATCGCACTTATTAAAGTATGATAGTATTCATGGGGTTTTCCACCATCCTGTTTCTTTTAAAGAAAATACGATTCTTGTTGACGACAAGGCAATACCTTTAACCAATCATAAGACACCAACTGACATAAAGTGGTCTGATTATGATGTAGATATTGTTGTGGAATGTTCTGGGAAATTCAAAACAAAGGAAAGCCTTGAGCCTCATCTGACAAACGGTGCCAAAAAAGTAATCTTATCTGCACCACCCGTAGAAGATGATATAAAAATGATTGTTCTGGGTATTAACGAAACTTCGTTACATGCAGATGACAATATTATTTCAAATGCATCTTGCACTACAAATAACGCAGCTCCCATGATCAAAGTAATTGATGAGCTCTGCGGTATTGAGCAGGCCTACATTACTACCATACACTCATACACCTCCGATCAGAGTTTGCATGACCAACCTCATCATGATTTAAGAAGGGCACGAGCGGCATCACAGTCCATTGTCCCTACCACTACAGGGGCAGCAAAAGCGCTTACCAAAATTTTTCCTCATCTGGCAGATGTAATCGGTGGTTGCGGAATTCGAGTTCCAGTACCTAATGGGTCTTTAACAGATATTACTTTTAATGTTAAGAGCGAAACATCTATAGACCAAATAAACACTATTTTTAAGGAAAAATCCGATAAAGAGCTCAAAAACATACTTTTATACACGGAAGACCCTATAGTATCCATTGACATAAACAATAGTTATTACTCTTGTACGTTTGATTCTATGATGACTTCGGTTATCGGTAAAATGGTGAAGATAATCGGCTGGTATGATAACGAAACAGGTTATAGCAGCAGATTAATTGACCTAATTTTAGTTTTGAAACGAAATAATTACGTTTGA
- the lipA gene encoding lipoyl synthase, whose amino-acid sequence MSTDTIGNVIPPKGKPKWLRVKLPTGKKYTQLRGLVDKYDLHTICTSGSCPNMGECWGEGTATFMILGNVCTRSCGFCGVQTGRPDTVDWAEPEKVARSIKIMGIKHAVITSVDRDDLKDMGSIIWAETVKAIRRMNPTTTLETLIPDFQGIERHLDRIIEVGPEVVSHNMETVKRLTREVRIQAKYERSLEVLRYLRANGVNRTKSGIMLGLGELEEEVIETMQDLRDANVDVVTIGQYLQPSKKHLPVKEFILPEQFKKYEEIGLEMGFRHVESGALVRSSYKAHKHIH is encoded by the coding sequence ATGAGCACAGATACTATAGGCAACGTTATCCCTCCAAAGGGAAAGCCAAAATGGCTTAGAGTTAAACTTCCTACAGGCAAAAAATATACTCAACTTAGAGGATTGGTAGATAAATATGACCTTCACACTATTTGTACCTCGGGTAGTTGCCCTAATATGGGCGAATGCTGGGGAGAAGGTACTGCTACATTTATGATTTTAGGTAATGTATGTACCCGTTCTTGTGGTTTTTGTGGTGTTCAGACCGGCAGACCGGATACGGTAGATTGGGCCGAACCTGAAAAAGTGGCTCGTTCCATTAAAATTATGGGCATTAAACATGCTGTTATTACTTCAGTAGATAGAGACGACTTAAAAGATATGGGGTCTATTATTTGGGCAGAGACCGTAAAGGCTATTCGTAGAATGAACCCAACGACCACCCTTGAAACTCTTATTCCTGATTTTCAAGGCATAGAAAGGCATTTAGACCGTATTATAGAAGTAGGTCCCGAGGTTGTTTCCCATAACATGGAAACCGTTAAAAGACTTACTCGTGAAGTACGGATACAAGCCAAATATGAGCGTAGCCTTGAGGTGCTCCGTTATTTACGTGCTAATGGCGTAAACCGTACGAAATCTGGAATCATGCTTGGTTTAGGTGAGTTAGAAGAAGAAGTTATTGAAACCATGCAGGATTTACGAGATGCCAATGTTGATGTTGTTACTATAGGACAATATCTTCAACCCTCTAAAAAACACTTGCCTGTAAAAGAATTTATTCTTCCGGAGCAATTCAAAAAATATGAAGAAATAGGTCTAGAAATGGGCTTTAGACATGTAGAAAGTGGCGCTTTGGTACGATCTTCCTATAAAGCACACAAGCACATTCACTAA
- a CDS encoding RNA polymerase sigma factor, with protein MAKADDNIQITIQKALKGSQIAYSTLLDTYWNGVYGFQLKRTENENDAEDITVQTFSKAFDKLGTYNKDYEFKTWLITISKNIHVDLIRKRKKSLETSGNQDAVKKVLDDAPSAEDQLIREQNLASLLMHIKKLKPHYQEVINLRYFKELSYADIAKELNEPINNVKVKLLRAKKLLAEVIRKK; from the coding sequence TTGGCAAAAGCCGATGACAACATCCAAATTACCATACAAAAAGCCCTCAAAGGAAGCCAAATAGCCTACAGCACACTTTTAGACACCTATTGGAACGGAGTTTACGGTTTTCAACTAAAACGTACCGAAAATGAGAACGATGCAGAGGACATTACCGTTCAGACCTTTTCAAAGGCCTTTGACAAACTCGGTACCTATAATAAAGACTATGAGTTCAAGACCTGGTTAATTACCATTTCAAAGAACATTCACGTTGATCTGATTCGTAAACGCAAAAAAAGCCTTGAAACCAGCGGAAACCAAGATGCGGTAAAAAAAGTTCTTGATGATGCTCCATCTGCCGAGGACCAGTTGATTAGAGAACAGAACCTGGCCAGTCTTTTAATGCATATAAAAAAGCTAAAACCGCACTACCAGGAAGTCATCAACCTTCGTTATTTCAAAGAATTAAGCTATGCAGATATAGCAAAGGAACTTAACGAACCCATTAACAATGTAAAAGTAAAGCTGTTAAGAGCTAAAAAACTTTTGGCAGAAGTTATCCGGAAAAAGTAA
- a CDS encoding membrane or secreted protein — MKLILLTIGLLALGFAGIAIKIWAKKDGKFAGTCASQSPFLNQSGEACGMCGKLPSEQECRNEA; from the coding sequence ATGAAACTCATTTTATTGACCATCGGGTTATTAGCATTGGGATTTGCAGGAATAGCCATTAAAATCTGGGCGAAAAAAGACGGGAAATTTGCGGGTACTTGCGCTAGCCAAAGTCCATTTTTAAACCAAAGTGGTGAAGCCTGCGGAATGTGCGGTAAGCTACCAAGCGAGCAAGAGTGCAGAAATGAAGCATAA
- a CDS encoding anti-sigma factor, with product MKEKIKLFLDSDLLESYLLGTTTTEEALQVERYLSMYPEVRETYNELQDNLETYAKLHAVKAPEALKERILNSINKESNFKRNFYRMAVAASFAVLVSAGASYFFWDKNQSLEEENSIVNNKIDDLEETMRAQLEDVRNQFIVLQNPETKKYTVKGNKKAKELKAVAYINPVKRLSYINVSKLPHLPKDQCYQMWTEVNGEMVNLGIIKEASSQEKLLALPYAEDAVSYITIEPQGGNQSPTVENIVANIAY from the coding sequence ATGAAAGAAAAAATAAAATTATTCCTAGATTCCGATTTATTGGAAAGCTATCTTTTAGGTACTACTACAACTGAGGAAGCACTACAAGTAGAACGCTATTTGTCTATGTACCCAGAAGTTCGTGAAACCTACAATGAGCTACAAGACAATTTAGAAACGTATGCAAAATTGCATGCCGTTAAAGCACCGGAAGCACTTAAAGAAAGAATTCTTAACAGTATTAATAAAGAGTCCAACTTTAAAAGAAATTTCTACCGCATGGCGGTTGCGGCCAGTTTTGCCGTATTGGTTTCTGCAGGTGCATCCTATTTCTTCTGGGACAAAAACCAAAGTCTGGAAGAAGAGAACTCTATTGTCAATAACAAAATTGACGATTTGGAAGAAACTATGCGTGCCCAGTTGGAAGATGTTAGAAACCAGTTTATTGTTCTACAAAACCCGGAAACAAAAAAGTATACCGTAAAAGGAAACAAAAAAGCAAAAGAGCTTAAAGCCGTGGCCTACATAAATCCGGTAAAGAGACTTTCTTATATTAATGTAAGCAAGCTTCCGCATTTGCCAAAAGACCAATGTTACCAGATGTGGACAGAGGTAAACGGAGAAATGGTGAATTTAGGTATCATAAAAGAAGCTAGCAGTCAAGAAAAATTATTGGCATTGCCCTACGCAGAAGATGCCGTTAGTTATATTACCATAGAACCACAAGGAGGCAACCAAAGCCCTACCGTAGAAAATATAGTAGCGAACATTGCATACTAA
- a CDS encoding RNA polymerase sigma factor, protein MSTLLEKHIVELLQERDEKAISLLYEHYGDTLLGVANKVVRNEELAQDVLQESFIKIWKKSDSYDSSKAKLFTWLFRITRNTAIDKLRSVNTKSDKEIQIDVSDVYNLGVNSTRPEFMDVRENLDKIETKYQIVLDALFFEGMTQQEASDELNIPLGTIKSRLKIGLRELKKIYGPTLLLVLSLNLIS, encoded by the coding sequence ATGAGTACACTACTTGAAAAACACATTGTAGAACTGCTTCAAGAAAGAGATGAAAAAGCTATTTCACTTTTGTATGAGCATTATGGAGACACACTTTTGGGGGTTGCCAACAAGGTAGTTCGAAATGAAGAATTAGCACAGGATGTCTTACAGGAAAGTTTTATAAAGATTTGGAAAAAATCCGATTCTTATGATTCATCTAAGGCTAAACTTTTTACGTGGTTATTTCGTATAACACGTAATACGGCAATAGATAAATTAAGAAGCGTTAATACAAAAAGTGATAAGGAAATCCAAATTGATGTTTCTGACGTATATAATTTAGGCGTCAACAGTACAAGACCAGAGTTTATGGACGTCCGTGAAAATTTAGACAAGATAGAGACCAAATACCAAATTGTGTTAGATGCCTTATTTTTTGAGGGTATGACGCAACAGGAAGCTAGCGATGAGCTTAATATTCCGCTGGGAACTATCAAATCTAGATTAAAAATCGGGCTCAGGGAACTCAAGAAAATTTACGGCCCTACATTACTGTTGGTGTTATCATTAAACCTGATATCCTAA
- the murB gene encoding UDP-N-acetylmuramate dehydrogenase — protein sequence MEVKKDISLKPYNTFGIDAKARFFVEINSLEDLKEALQLNDYPNKFVLSGGSNMLITTNNVDALVLHINLKGKEVLEESDDNVLLKVMAGENWHQMVLWTLDQNYGGLENMSLIPGNTGTAPIQNIGAYGVELKDNFVSCEAMHIETQTLKTFSKEDCQFGYRDSFFKNEGKGKYIITSVIIQLSKKNHKKNTSYGAIDAELEKMGILDPTIKDISNAVIAIRQSKLPDPAVLGNSGSFFKNPIISLEDYTRFITLHPEAPSYKITDESYKIPAGWLIEQCGFKGKRFGDAGIHKNQALVLVNHGNATGEEMLNLAYRIIEEVDKKFGINISPEVNIIK from the coding sequence ATGGAGGTAAAAAAAGATATATCCCTTAAGCCCTATAATACCTTTGGAATAGATGCCAAAGCTAGATTCTTTGTTGAAATCAATAGCCTGGAAGACTTAAAAGAAGCTCTTCAACTTAACGATTACCCCAACAAATTTGTTCTTAGCGGGGGAAGTAATATGTTGATTACCACTAACAATGTTGATGCATTGGTTTTACACATCAACTTAAAAGGAAAAGAAGTTCTTGAAGAGAGTGACGACAATGTACTTTTAAAGGTTATGGCCGGCGAAAATTGGCACCAAATGGTACTATGGACGCTAGACCAAAATTATGGTGGATTAGAAAATATGTCTCTTATTCCTGGTAACACTGGTACGGCCCCAATTCAAAACATTGGCGCTTACGGTGTTGAACTAAAGGATAATTTTGTTTCTTGCGAAGCAATGCATATTGAAACTCAAACCCTAAAGACTTTTTCTAAAGAAGACTGTCAGTTTGGCTATCGTGATTCTTTTTTTAAGAACGAAGGAAAAGGAAAATACATTATCACTTCGGTAATCATACAACTGTCGAAAAAGAACCATAAGAAAAACACCTCTTACGGTGCTATTGACGCTGAATTGGAAAAAATGGGCATTTTAGACCCTACTATAAAAGATATTTCAAATGCTGTAATAGCAATTAGGCAAAGTAAATTGCCAGACCCCGCAGTTTTGGGCAATAGCGGGAGTTTTTTCAAAAATCCGATAATTAGCCTAGAAGATTACACCCGGTTCATTACACTCCATCCTGAAGCTCCATCCTATAAAATTACGGATGAAAGCTATAAAATACCAGCAGGCTGGCTAATTGAACAATGTGGTTTTAAAGGTAAAAGATTCGGTGACGCCGGTATTCATAAAAATCAGGCGTTGGTTCTTGTCAACCACGGTAATGCTACAGGTGAAGAAATGTTAAATTTAGCCTATAGAATAATTGAGGAAGTAGATAAGAAATTCGGTATTAATATATCACCGGAGGTAAACATCATAAAATAA
- a CDS encoding pyridoxal phosphate-dependent aminotransferase, producing MPKVSQKGLSMPSSPIRKLVPYAEEAKKKGVKVIHLNIGQPDIKTPQVALDAVKNNTLDVIAYSRTEGSEEYREKLAAYYAKNDIHVTAQDIIVTTGGSEALAFTMGSIADNGDEIIIPEPFYANYNGFATATGVKVVPVISNIDSNFALPAIEEFEKLITPKTKAILICNPGNPTGYLYTREEIKKLAAIVKKHDLFLIADEVYREFTYDGKEHYSILQEEGLEEHAIIVDSVSKRYSMCGARIGCLVTKNQDIIKTAIKFAQARLSPPTYAQIASEAALETPQSYFDDVKEEYVGRRNLLIEELEKIEGIKIGKPQGAFYCIAELPITDADDFAQWLLEDFRLNNETVMVAPAAGFYASEGHGKNQIRIAYVLDKGNLKRAVHILKEALKSYIA from the coding sequence ATGCCAAAAGTATCTCAAAAAGGGCTTTCAATGCCCTCATCACCAATTAGAAAACTAGTTCCTTACGCAGAAGAAGCGAAGAAAAAAGGGGTTAAAGTAATACATCTAAATATTGGTCAACCAGACATAAAGACTCCACAAGTAGCGCTGGATGCAGTAAAAAACAACACCTTGGACGTTATTGCCTATAGCCGTACCGAAGGTTCAGAAGAATACCGTGAAAAGCTTGCTGCCTATTACGCTAAGAATGATATTCACGTAACTGCACAAGATATTATAGTGACCACAGGTGGCTCCGAAGCTTTAGCTTTCACCATGGGCAGTATCGCGGATAATGGCGATGAAATAATCATTCCCGAGCCTTTTTATGCCAATTACAACGGATTTGCTACCGCTACAGGGGTAAAGGTTGTTCCGGTAATATCCAATATCGATTCTAATTTTGCCCTTCCAGCCATTGAAGAGTTCGAAAAACTGATTACACCTAAAACAAAGGCTATTCTTATTTGTAATCCGGGAAATCCTACGGGATACTTATATACCCGTGAGGAAATAAAGAAACTAGCGGCCATCGTTAAAAAACATGATCTGTTCTTAATTGCGGATGAAGTATACCGTGAATTTACTTATGACGGAAAAGAGCACTACTCTATTTTACAGGAAGAAGGGTTGGAAGAACATGCCATTATCGTAGACTCCGTTAGCAAAAGATATAGCATGTGCGGGGCTCGAATAGGTTGTTTGGTCACCAAGAACCAAGACATTATTAAAACAGCCATAAAATTTGCACAAGCAAGATTATCGCCACCAACATATGCTCAAATAGCCAGTGAGGCCGCTTTGGAAACTCCACAAAGTTATTTTGACGATGTCAAAGAAGAGTATGTAGGCCGTAGAAACCTTCTAATTGAAGAATTGGAGAAAATTGAAGGCATTAAAATAGGTAAGCCTCAAGGTGCTTTTTATTGCATTGCGGAATTACCCATAACAGATGCAGATGATTTTGCTCAGTGGCTGCTAGAAGATTTTAGACTGAACAATGAAACCGTAATGGTTGCACCTGCTGCAGGATTTTATGCTTCAGAAGGACATGGTAAGAACCAAATAAGAATTGCCTATGTTCTTGATAAAGGCAACTTAAAGAGAGCTGTTCACATACTAAAGGAGGCGCTAAAAAGTTATATAGCTTAA
- a CDS encoding PDZ domain-containing protein: MNCLRPHIIFFLMLLSFSVTGQGFNLPEGQKSEKVKFQLINNLIIVPIEVNGTELSFLLDSGVSSPILFNISETDSVQINHVSEITIKGFGDNEPIKALASKGNQFRLKNIVNENQKLFVVMDKSINFSTSLGIPVHGIIGYDIFRDFVVDINYTKKSIRFRDPETYVYRENKSNEVLPLSIRAKKAYLNTGLYLNDGKEVSARLLLDTGSSDALWLFESDSVQVPDKHYDDFLGKGLNGNIYGKRTKVNGLKIGRFMLNDAKAAFPDKDSFRELTNLVNRNGSLGGSVLKRFRVVFDYQRNRIILRKNSNFNRPFKYNLSGLDLQHAGIRYIAESISDGRGVVYADKREFGNVQLLFENQTRLSVAPEIIVSSIRAGSPAHEAGLQEGDVILAVNGKSVHRYKLQDILEMINEKEGKRIKLLIERYNSDLLFTFVLKNMLK; encoded by the coding sequence TTGAACTGCCTTCGTCCACATATCATATTCTTTCTAATGCTGCTTTCTTTTTCGGTAACAGGGCAGGGCTTTAATTTGCCCGAAGGCCAAAAATCCGAAAAGGTAAAATTTCAGCTTATAAACAACCTCATTATAGTGCCTATTGAAGTGAATGGTACGGAACTTTCTTTTTTATTGGACTCCGGAGTAAGTTCTCCCATATTGTTCAATATCTCCGAAACGGATTCGGTTCAAATAAACCATGTTTCTGAAATTACCATTAAAGGTTTTGGCGATAATGAACCAATTAAGGCCTTGGCTTCAAAAGGGAATCAATTTCGTCTGAAAAATATCGTGAACGAGAATCAGAAATTATTCGTCGTGATGGATAAGAGTATCAATTTTTCTACTTCTTTGGGAATCCCTGTACATGGTATTATTGGCTATGATATTTTTAGGGATTTTGTGGTAGATATCAACTATACCAAAAAGAGTATCCGTTTTCGTGACCCGGAGACGTATGTATATAGGGAAAACAAAAGCAATGAAGTCCTGCCTTTGTCCATTAGGGCTAAAAAAGCGTATTTGAATACGGGACTCTATTTGAATGATGGAAAGGAGGTTTCTGCAAGATTACTTCTGGATACGGGCAGCAGTGATGCACTTTGGCTCTTTGAGAGTGATTCGGTTCAGGTACCGGATAAACATTATGATGATTTTCTGGGGAAGGGCCTTAACGGAAATATTTACGGTAAAAGAACTAAGGTAAATGGTTTAAAAATAGGTCGTTTTATGTTGAATGATGCTAAAGCAGCTTTTCCCGATAAGGATTCTTTTCGAGAACTTACAAATTTGGTGAATCGTAACGGTAGTTTAGGTGGCTCGGTTTTAAAAAGGTTCCGCGTTGTGTTCGATTATCAAAGAAACCGTATTATACTTCGTAAGAATTCTAATTTCAATAGACCTTTTAAATACAACTTGTCCGGATTGGATTTGCAGCATGCAGGCATTCGCTATATAGCAGAAAGTATTAGTGACGGGCGAGGAGTAGTGTATGCGGATAAACGTGAATTTGGTAATGTGCAACTACTTTTTGAAAATCAGACCCGATTAAGTGTTGCTCCGGAAATTATTGTTTCTTCTATTCGTGCAGGTAGTCCGGCGCATGAGGCCGGTTTGCAAGAAGGAGATGTTATTTTGGCGGTAAACGGAAAAAGTGTTCACCGGTACAAACTTCAAGATATTTTAGAGATGATCAATGAAAAAGAGGGCAAGCGTATTAAGCTATTAATTGAGCGTTATAATTCCGATTTGCTATTCACTTTTGTACTCAAAAATATGCTTAAATAA
- a CDS encoding DUF1573 domain-containing protein: MKKIVLVLFVGLMGLTLTAQDKAAKIEFKSETVDYGEIQKGADGVRVFEFTNTGQAPLIISKVSSSCGCTIPKKPEDPILPGKTGEIQVKYDTNRVGPIRKAITVISNADTPTKVLKIKGEVKASEGK; this comes from the coding sequence ATGAAAAAAATAGTACTCGTATTATTTGTTGGCCTAATGGGATTAACCCTTACCGCACAGGATAAGGCCGCTAAAATTGAATTCAAATCTGAAACCGTTGATTACGGCGAGATTCAAAAAGGGGCCGATGGTGTTCGTGTTTTTGAATTTACGAATACTGGTCAAGCTCCATTGATTATTAGCAAGGTAAGCTCTAGCTGTGGTTGTACCATACCTAAAAAACCAGAAGATCCAATTTTACCAGGAAAAACAGGTGAAATTCAAGTAAAATATGACACCAACCGTGTTGGTCCGATTAGAAAGGCCATTACAGTAATTTCTAATGCCGACACACCAACAAAGGTGCTAAAAATTAAAGGTGAGGTTAAAGCTTCTGAAGGCAAATAA
- a CDS encoding valine--tRNA ligase, producing MDIPSKYDSLKAENHWYDYWMEHDYFSSTPDEREPYTIVIPPPNVTGVLHMGHMLNNTIQDVLIRRARLMGKNACWVPGMDHASIATEAKVVAKLKSEGIDKADLSREEFLKHAWDWTDEYGGVILEQLKKLGASCDWQRTKFTMDDDMYKSVIKVFVDLFNKGLIYRGYRMVNWDPEAQTTLSDEEVIYEEKQGLLYYLSYPIEGSDERVTIATTRPETILGDTAVCINPNDERYRHLQGKKVVVPISGRVVPIIEDEYVDIEFGTGCLKITPAHDINDKALGEKHGLETIDIFNADATFNSFGLHYEGKDRFVVRKEITKELEEKGFLVKKENYVNKVGTSERTKAVIEPRLSDQWFLKMEDLVKPAIESVLKTEEVKFFPKKFENTYRHWMENIRDWNISRQLWWGQQIPAFYFGDGQEDFVVAETIEDALKLAQEKSGNANLTEADLKQDEDALDTWFSSWLWPISVFNGILEPDNDEVNYYYPTNDLVTGPDIIFFWVARMIISGYEYRDERPFQNVYFTGLVRDKQRRKMSKSLGNSPDALKLIEDYGADGVRVGLLLSSAAGNDLMFDEDLCQQGKNFANKIWNGFRLLKGWEIADLPQPEASKLGIEWYKAKFNKTLVEIEDHFSKYRISDALMAIYKLVWDDYSSWLLEIIKPDYQKPIDKATYEAVIDLFEQNLKLLHPFMPFLTEEVWQHITERTPEEALVVAKWPQLEKVDDALIESFDIAAEVVSGVRNIRKEKNIPMKESLELMVLNEGKLAKTWDVVIEKLTNVSEISYVDATVDGALSFRVKSNEYFVPISGAIDVEAEIKKIEEELKYTKGFLKSVQKKLSNERFVNNAPEKVITIERQKQADAEAKIETLEKSLASLG from the coding sequence ATGGATATCCCTTCTAAATATGACTCCTTAAAAGCTGAAAATCATTGGTATGATTACTGGATGGAGCATGATTATTTTTCATCTACTCCAGATGAGAGAGAGCCTTACACTATTGTAATTCCTCCGCCAAACGTAACAGGAGTACTTCATATGGGGCACATGCTTAACAATACTATTCAAGATGTATTGATAAGACGTGCGCGCTTAATGGGTAAAAACGCGTGCTGGGTACCAGGTATGGACCACGCTTCAATTGCTACAGAGGCTAAAGTTGTAGCCAAGTTGAAATCAGAAGGTATAGATAAAGCCGATCTGAGCCGTGAAGAATTTTTAAAGCACGCTTGGGATTGGACAGATGAATACGGCGGTGTAATTCTTGAGCAGCTTAAGAAATTAGGTGCTTCATGTGATTGGCAACGTACAAAATTCACTATGGATGACGACATGTATAAGTCGGTCATTAAAGTATTTGTTGATTTATTTAATAAAGGATTGATCTATAGAGGGTACCGTATGGTAAACTGGGACCCGGAGGCGCAGACCACACTTTCTGATGAAGAGGTGATTTATGAGGAAAAACAAGGACTTTTGTACTACCTCTCATATCCTATTGAAGGTTCTGATGAGCGTGTAACCATTGCTACTACGAGGCCAGAGACCATTTTAGGGGATACGGCAGTATGTATCAATCCTAATGATGAACGTTATCGTCATCTACAAGGAAAAAAGGTAGTTGTACCTATTTCCGGTAGGGTTGTACCAATTATTGAAGATGAATATGTTGATATTGAATTTGGTACCGGATGTTTAAAAATTACTCCTGCCCACGATATTAATGATAAAGCCTTAGGAGAAAAACACGGACTAGAAACCATAGATATTTTTAATGCGGATGCTACTTTTAATTCTTTTGGATTGCATTACGAAGGAAAAGACCGTTTTGTAGTTCGTAAGGAAATTACCAAAGAGCTGGAAGAAAAAGGATTTTTGGTAAAAAAGGAGAACTACGTTAATAAGGTGGGTACTTCTGAGCGGACCAAAGCTGTTATCGAACCACGTTTGAGCGATCAATGGTTCTTAAAAATGGAAGATTTGGTTAAACCGGCCATAGAATCTGTTCTTAAGACGGAAGAAGTAAAGTTCTTCCCCAAAAAGTTCGAGAATACCTATCGCCATTGGATGGAAAACATTCGGGATTGGAATATTTCTCGTCAATTATGGTGGGGACAACAGATTCCGGCCTTTTATTTTGGTGACGGACAAGAAGATTTTGTAGTTGCGGAAACTATTGAAGATGCCTTAAAACTAGCACAGGAAAAGTCAGGCAATGCCAATTTGACAGAAGCGGACCTAAAACAAGACGAGGATGCCCTGGATACTTGGTTTTCATCTTGGTTGTGGCCAATAAGTGTCTTTAACGGTATTTTAGAGCCGGATAATGATGAGGTTAACTACTATTACCCAACTAATGATTTGGTGACAGGTCCGGATATTATTTTCTTCTGGGTGGCTAGAATGATTATTTCCGGTTACGAATATCGAGATGAACGTCCTTTCCAAAATGTATATTTTACCGGATTGGTGCGTGATAAGCAACGTAGAAAAATGTCCAAGTCGCTAGGAAATTCACCAGATGCACTTAAGTTAATAGAAGATTACGGAGCAGATGGAGTTAGAGTAGGGCTTCTGTTAAGCTCAGCTGCGGGTAACGATTTGATGTTTGATGAAGATTTGTGTCAACAAGGTAAAAACTTCGCCAATAAAATATGGAACGGCTTCCGATTACTGAAAGGGTGGGAGATAGCAGATTTACCACAACCCGAAGCATCAAAATTGGGTATAGAGTGGTACAAAGCTAAATTCAATAAAACTTTGGTTGAAATTGAAGACCATTTTAGCAAATACCGTATTTCAGATGCTTTAATGGCTATTTATAAGTTGGTTTGGGATGATTATAGTTCATGGTTGTTGGAAATTATTAAGCCAGACTATCAGAAACCAATTGATAAGGCCACTTATGAAGCGGTTATCGATTTATTTGAACAAAACTTAAAGTTGTTACATCCGTTTATGCCGTTCTTAACTGAGGAGGTTTGGCAACACATAACAGAGCGTACTCCGGAAGAGGCTTTGGTAGTAGCAAAATGGCCTCAATTGGAAAAGGTGGACGATGCTCTTATAGAAAGTTTTGATATAGCAGCAGAAGTGGTGTCCGGTGTTCGGAACATTCGTAAAGAAAAGAACATACCTATGAAAGAAAGTTTAGAGCTTATGGTTCTAAATGAGGGTAAATTGGCCAAAACTTGGGATGTGGTTATAGAAAAACTGACCAATGTCTCCGAGATTTCATATGTTGATGCCACGGTTGATGGCGCTTTGTCCTTTCGTGTAAAAAGCAACGAATACTTTGTGCCGATAAGCGGAGCAATAGATGTTGAAGCGGAAATCAAAAAGATTGAAGAGGAGTTGAAGTACACCAAAGGCTTTTTAAAATCTGTACAGAAGAAACTTTCCAATGAGCGTTTTGTAAATAATGCTCCTGAAAAGGTAATTACAATAGAGCGTCAAAAGCAAGCAGATGCCGAGGCTAAAATTGAAACCTTAGAAAAAAGTTTAGCCAGTTTGGGATAA